One window of the Mycobacterium xenopi genome contains the following:
- a CDS encoding thiolase family protein translates to MAEAVIVEAVRSPIGKRNGGLSGVHPAELSAQVLNGLVERAGIDPEIVDDVIWGCVMQAGEQALDIARTALLTAGWPETVPGVTVDRQCGSSQQSIHFAAAGVVAGHYDVVVAGGVESMSRVPMGSSLANGGRPFPDAFLSRYNGAIPNQGIGAEMIAEQWGFDRTMLDEFSLGSHEKAAAAQDSGAFDDQIVAIKDPDGNVVLKDEGIRRGTTIEKMAELKPAFKEDGVIHAGNSSQISDGAAAVLFMSAEKAKALGLKPIAKVHTATLAGANPVIMLTAPIPATQKALKKSGLSLDDIGTYEVNEAFAPVPLAWLRDIGADEKKLNPNGGAIALGHPLGGSGARIMTTLLYHMRDKGIRYGLQTMCEGGGQANATIVELL, encoded by the coding sequence ATGGCTGAAGCCGTCATCGTCGAGGCAGTGCGCTCACCGATCGGCAAGCGCAACGGTGGGCTATCCGGCGTGCATCCCGCCGAGCTGTCCGCGCAGGTGCTCAACGGGCTGGTCGAGCGGGCGGGGATCGATCCCGAGATCGTCGACGACGTGATCTGGGGGTGCGTGATGCAGGCCGGGGAGCAGGCGCTCGACATCGCCCGCACTGCGTTGCTGACGGCGGGCTGGCCGGAAACCGTGCCCGGTGTCACCGTCGACCGCCAGTGTGGATCCAGCCAGCAGTCGATCCACTTCGCGGCCGCGGGCGTGGTCGCCGGTCACTACGACGTCGTCGTGGCCGGCGGTGTGGAGTCGATGTCGAGGGTGCCGATGGGCTCGTCATTGGCCAACGGCGGCAGGCCGTTCCCCGACGCTTTCCTGAGCCGCTACAACGGCGCGATCCCCAACCAGGGCATCGGCGCCGAGATGATCGCCGAGCAGTGGGGATTCGACCGCACCATGCTCGACGAGTTCTCCCTCGGCTCTCACGAGAAAGCTGCTGCCGCACAGGATTCCGGTGCGTTTGATGACCAGATCGTCGCGATCAAGGACCCGGACGGCAACGTGGTGCTCAAGGACGAGGGCATCCGCCGAGGAACGACGATCGAAAAGATGGCCGAGCTCAAGCCGGCCTTCAAAGAAGACGGTGTGATCCACGCCGGCAACTCCAGCCAGATCTCCGATGGGGCCGCGGCGGTGTTGTTCATGTCGGCGGAGAAGGCGAAGGCGTTGGGGCTCAAGCCGATCGCCAAAGTACACACTGCGACGCTGGCCGGCGCCAACCCGGTGATCATGCTCACCGCGCCGATCCCGGCCACCCAGAAGGCCCTGAAGAAATCCGGCCTGAGCCTGGACGACATCGGGACCTACGAGGTCAACGAGGCGTTCGCGCCCGTGCCGCTGGCCTGGCTGCGCGACATCGGCGCCGACGAGAAGAAACTCAACCCCAACGGCGGCGCTATCGCGCTGGGCCATCCGCTCGGTGGCTCGGGGGCACGTATCATGACCACGCTGCTCTACCACATGCGAGACAAGGGAATTCGCTACGGCCTGCAAACGATGTGCGAGGGCGGCGGACAGGCCAACGCCACCATCGTGGAGTTGCTGTGA
- the metE gene encoding 5-methyltetrahydropteroyltriglutamate--homocysteine S-methyltransferase has protein sequence MTAQPFTATITGAPRIGPRRELKRATEGYWAGRTSRAELESVAATLRRDTWSQLAAAGLDSVPVNTFSYYDQMLDTAVMVGALPARVQTVHDDLDRYFAAARGTEDIAPLEMTKWFDTNYHYLVPEISPGTRFRLNPAKVVAELKEALQQGIPARPVIVGPITFLLLSKAVDGGGAPIGRIDELVPVYSELLSQLADVGAAWVQFDEPVLVTDISADAPALAERVYSALGSVAKRPAIHVATYFGDPGDALAALARTPVEAIGVDLVAGAGTAVASVPELAGKVLVAGIVDGRNVWRTDLEAALSRLATLLGSVGTLAVSTSCSTLHVPYTLAAETGLDDNLRSWLAFGAEKVHEVVTLARALRDGRDAVADEIAASNAAVASRRSDPRLRNEQIRARIDSILASGAKRGNAAERREMQKARLHLPPLPTTTIGSFPQTPAIRKARAAFRSGEIDEAEYVRRMKAEIADVIALQERLGLDVLVHGEPERNDMVQYFAEQLDGFAATDNGWVQSYGTRCVRPPILYGDVSRPHPMTVEWITYAQSLTDKPVKGMLTGPVTILAWSFVRDDQPLADTAYQIALAIRDETVDLQSAGIAIIQVDEPALRELLPLRRAEQDSYLQWAVGAFRLATSGVSDSTHIQTHLCYSEFGEIIGAISELDADATLIEAARSHMEVLDDLNAAGFANSVGPGVYDIHSPRVPGTEEIANSLRAALRAVPAERLWVNPDCGLKTRTVEEVTASLQNMVAAAAKVRAEVA, from the coding sequence GTGACCGCTCAACCGTTTACCGCCACCATCACCGGCGCACCCCGCATCGGCCCGCGCCGCGAACTCAAACGCGCCACCGAAGGATATTGGGCCGGACGGACCAGCCGAGCCGAGCTGGAGTCCGTCGCGGCGACGCTGCGCCGCGACACCTGGTCGCAATTGGCGGCGGCGGGCCTGGATTCGGTGCCGGTCAACACCTTCTCCTACTACGACCAGATGCTCGACACCGCGGTCATGGTCGGTGCGCTGCCCGCACGGGTGCAGACGGTGCACGACGACCTGGACCGTTACTTCGCCGCCGCGCGCGGGACCGAGGACATCGCGCCGCTGGAGATGACGAAGTGGTTCGACACCAACTACCACTACCTTGTTCCCGAGATTTCGCCCGGCACCCGGTTCAGGCTGAACCCGGCCAAGGTGGTTGCCGAGCTGAAAGAAGCTTTGCAGCAAGGTATTCCGGCGCGTCCGGTGATCGTCGGTCCGATCACCTTCCTGCTGCTGAGCAAAGCGGTGGACGGCGGGGGCGCACCGATCGGGCGCATCGACGAGCTGGTCCCGGTGTATTCCGAGCTGCTGTCGCAACTGGCCGACGTCGGCGCGGCCTGGGTACAGTTCGACGAGCCCGTCCTGGTGACCGACATCAGCGCCGACGCGCCGGCGCTGGCCGAGCGGGTGTATAGCGCGCTGGGTTCGGTGGCCAAACGCCCGGCAATCCATGTCGCCACCTACTTCGGGGATCCAGGCGATGCCCTGGCTGCGTTGGCCCGCACACCGGTCGAGGCGATCGGCGTCGACTTGGTCGCCGGTGCGGGCACTGCCGTCGCCTCGGTGCCGGAGTTGGCCGGCAAGGTCCTGGTGGCCGGGATCGTCGACGGCCGCAACGTGTGGCGCACCGACCTGGAAGCCGCGCTGAGCAGGCTGGCCACTCTGCTGGGTTCGGTTGGCACGCTGGCGGTCTCGACGTCGTGCTCGACGCTGCACGTGCCCTACACGCTGGCCGCTGAAACCGGGTTGGACGACAACCTGCGCAGCTGGTTGGCCTTCGGCGCCGAGAAAGTGCACGAAGTGGTTACGCTGGCGCGGGCCTTGCGGGACGGACGCGATGCGGTGGCCGACGAGATCGCGGCCTCCAATGCGGCGGTAGCGTCGCGCCGTTCGGATCCGCGGCTGCGCAACGAGCAGATCCGGGCCCGCATCGACTCGATCCTGGCTTCTGGCGCCAAACGTGGCAATGCCGCCGAGCGCCGCGAAATGCAGAAAGCGCGGCTACACCTGCCGCCGCTGCCGACGACCACGATCGGCTCCTTCCCGCAGACCCCGGCGATCCGTAAGGCGCGTGCCGCTTTCCGTTCGGGCGAGATCGACGAGGCGGAGTACGTGCGGCGGATGAAGGCCGAGATCGCCGACGTGATCGCGCTGCAGGAGCGGCTGGGCCTCGACGTCTTGGTCCACGGCGAACCCGAACGCAACGACATGGTGCAGTACTTCGCCGAGCAGCTAGACGGTTTCGCCGCCACCGACAACGGCTGGGTGCAGTCCTACGGCACCCGCTGTGTGCGCCCGCCGATTCTCTACGGGGACGTGTCAAGGCCGCATCCGATGACGGTCGAGTGGATCACCTACGCGCAGTCGCTGACCGACAAGCCGGTCAAGGGCATGTTGACCGGGCCGGTGACGATCTTGGCGTGGTCGTTTGTGCGCGACGACCAGCCGCTGGCCGACACCGCCTACCAGATCGCGCTGGCGATCCGCGACGAGACCGTCGATCTGCAATCGGCCGGTATCGCGATCATCCAGGTCGACGAACCGGCGCTGCGAGAGCTGCTACCGCTGCGCCGCGCCGAGCAAGATTCCTACCTGCAATGGGCGGTAGGCGCGTTCCGGTTGGCCACCTCCGGGGTCTCCGACTCAACGCATATCCAAACCCATCTGTGTTATTCGGAGTTTGGTGAAATCATCGGCGCTATCAGCGAATTGGACGCCGATGCCACGCTGATCGAGGCGGCTCGCTCGCACATGGAGGTGCTCGACGACCTGAATGCTGCCGGCTTTGCCAACAGCGTGGGACCGGGCGTCTACGATATCCATTCCCCGCGGGTGCCCGGCACCGAGGAGATCGCCAATTCGCTGCGTGCGGCGTTGAGAGCTGTTCCCGCTGAGCGTCTTTGGGTCAATCCGGACTGTGGGCTGAAGACCCGCACCGTCGAGGAGGTCACGGCGTCGCTGCAGAACATGGTCGCGGCAGCGGCCAAGGTGCGCGCAGAAGTCGCCTAG
- a CDS encoding DUF3556 domain-containing protein, whose translation MGFFKPELPQIDMTEWSKGTRSEKIRPMARHWAEVGFGTPVALHLFYVVKIGLYILGGGLFAVTTAGLGGLAGITTVGSWWSEPIVFEKVVLYTMLFEVVGLGCGFGPLNNRFFPPMGSILYWLRPDTIRLPPWPDRIPLTKGTARTPVDVALYAALLTMLLLSLFSDGTGPVPALHTDIGLLPVWQVWVILGLLTVLGLRDKVIFLAARGEVYASLAVTFLFPAVDMIVASKVVFVVIWMGAATSKLNHHFPFVISTMMSNNPLIRAKSMKRAFFESFPDDLRPGRLSRIVAHGGTTVEMCVPVVLFFAHGGWLTAVAAAVMVCFHLAILTAIPMGVPLEWNVFMIYGIGALFVAYADLGLADLKHPVPVAILFAVLAGIVIAGNLFPRKISFLPGMRYYAGNWDTTLWCVKPSADEKISRGLVAIASMPAAQLERFYGKDRAQIPMYLGYAFRAMNTHGRALFTLAHRAMAGQNEDDYVITDGERICSTAIGWNFGDGHMHNEQLITAMQERCHFEPGEVRVVLLDAQPIHRQTQEYRLVDAATGEFERGYVQVADMVTRQPWDDTVPVHVYEHQGLDSRRA comes from the coding sequence ATGGGATTCTTCAAACCTGAGCTGCCGCAGATCGACATGACCGAGTGGAGCAAAGGCACGCGCAGCGAGAAGATCCGGCCGATGGCCAGGCACTGGGCCGAGGTGGGCTTCGGGACGCCGGTCGCGCTGCATCTGTTCTACGTCGTCAAAATTGGTCTCTACATTCTGGGCGGCGGGCTGTTCGCCGTGACCACGGCGGGACTGGGAGGGCTCGCTGGGATCACGACCGTCGGCTCATGGTGGTCGGAGCCGATCGTTTTCGAGAAGGTCGTGCTCTACACCATGCTGTTTGAGGTGGTCGGGCTGGGGTGCGGCTTCGGGCCGCTGAACAACCGGTTCTTCCCGCCGATGGGCTCGATCTTGTACTGGCTGCGCCCAGACACGATCCGGCTGCCGCCCTGGCCGGATCGAATCCCGTTGACCAAGGGCACCGCCCGAACCCCGGTCGACGTCGCGTTGTATGCGGCCCTGCTGACGATGTTGCTTCTGTCCTTGTTTTCCGACGGCACCGGCCCGGTTCCAGCGCTGCACACCGACATCGGGCTGCTCCCGGTGTGGCAGGTCTGGGTCATCCTCGGGCTGCTCACCGTGCTCGGGCTGCGCGACAAGGTGATTTTCTTGGCCGCACGGGGCGAGGTCTATGCGTCGCTGGCGGTGACGTTCTTGTTCCCCGCAGTGGACATGATCGTGGCTTCCAAAGTGGTGTTCGTCGTGATCTGGATGGGCGCGGCCACCTCCAAGCTCAACCACCACTTCCCGTTCGTGATTTCGACGATGATGTCGAACAATCCGCTGATTCGGGCAAAGTCGATGAAACGGGCCTTTTTCGAAAGTTTCCCCGACGACCTGCGACCCGGTCGCCTGTCGCGGATCGTCGCCCATGGCGGCACCACTGTGGAGATGTGTGTGCCGGTGGTGTTGTTCTTCGCGCACGGCGGCTGGTTGACCGCGGTGGCCGCCGCCGTGATGGTGTGCTTTCACTTGGCGATCCTGACCGCGATTCCGATGGGAGTGCCCCTGGAGTGGAATGTCTTCATGATTTACGGGATCGGAGCACTCTTCGTTGCCTATGCCGATCTGGGGCTAGCTGACCTGAAACATCCTGTGCCGGTGGCGATCTTGTTCGCCGTCTTGGCCGGCATCGTGATTGCCGGCAACCTGTTCCCGCGCAAGATCTCGTTCTTGCCCGGCATGCGCTATTACGCGGGCAACTGGGATACCACGCTGTGGTGCGTCAAACCGTCGGCGGACGAGAAGATCAGTCGCGGGCTGGTGGCCATCGCGAGCATGCCGGCGGCCCAGCTGGAACGCTTCTACGGCAAGGACCGCGCGCAGATCCCGATGTATCTCGGATACGCCTTCCGCGCGATGAATACCCACGGCCGAGCCTTGTTCACGCTGGCGCACCGGGCTATGGCCGGGCAGAACGAGGACGACTACGTCATCACCGACGGCGAACGAATCTGCTCCACTGCCATCGGCTGGAATTTCGGCGACGGCCACATGCACAACGAACAACTGATCACCGCGATGCAGGAGCGCTGCCACTTCGAGCCCGGTGAGGTGCGCGTCGTGCTGCTCGACGCGCAACCCATCCACCGGCAAACCCAGGAGTACCGGTTAGTCGACGCAGCGACAGGCGAATTCGAGCGCGGCTATGTGCAGGTGGCTGACATGGTCACCCGGCAACCGTGGGACGACACCGTGCCGGTGCACGTGTACGAGCATCAAGGGCTGGACTCGCGCCGAGCGTGA